The nucleotide window GGGCCGGGGACTTCTCGTTCTCCTGAACACTCACCTCCCTATCAAGCCACTCCTGGCCCAGTTGGGCCAGTTGCCCGAGAGGGCATCCATGAGTGAGATTCAGGGAGGGGCCGTACCTCACGGAATTCCGAACTCCCCTGAATGAAACACGCCCCCGCGGGACGCATGAACGAGAAGAGCGCCGAAAGCCCCCTGGATTCTCCTCCCGCCTCCGGCCGGCCCGAGGGGTATGTCGACATCGAATACACCGTCGAACCCAACTATGCAGGTTGGAGGCTGGATCGCTACCTGGGGGAGAAGATCCGCCGCCTGCCGCGTACCCGGATCCAGGGCATCATCCAGCGGGGGCTCGTCTGTGAGCACCGGCTCAAGCCCTCCACGTTGGTGTATCCGGGGCTGACCTTCCGCCTCCGCCGCAACGCGAGCGCCGAGCCGGAGACGCCGACGGAGCTGCCCATCGTCTTCCAGGATGACTGGCTGCTGGTGCTCGACAAGCCCGCGGGGCTGCCCATCCACCCCACGGCGCGCTACCAGAGGGGCACCCTCGTCTCGTTGTTGCGGGAGCGCTTCGGAGAGCGCTTCGCCGAGCCGGCCCACCGGCTGGACCGCGAGACGAGCGGCCTGGTCGTCTGCGGGCGCACCACGGAGGCCTGCCGCGTGCTGGGCCGGCTCTTCCTCTCCCGCGATGTGCACAAGGAGTACCTCGCCGTGTGCGAGGGGCACCCGCCCGAGGACACCTTCACCGTGGACGCGCCCATCGCCGAGGGCACGGAGCTCATCCGGATCGCCGTGCGCATCGACCGGACCGGGGGCAAGGAGAGCCGCACCCGGTTCCAGGTGCTCCAGCGCTTCGTCCGGGACGGGGCCCCGTTCGCCCTCTTGCGCTGCTACCCGGAGACGGGCCGCCAGCATCAGATCCGCATCCACCTGCACGAGGCAGGCTTTCCCCTGGTGGGCGACAAGATGTACGGCCCGGATCCCGGCTACTTCGACCGCTTCAGCAAGCACGCGCTGGAGCCCGAGGCCTGGGCGCGCTTGCGGT belongs to Stigmatella erecta and includes:
- a CDS encoding RluA family pseudouridine synthase, with amino-acid sequence MNEKSAESPLDSPPASGRPEGYVDIEYTVEPNYAGWRLDRYLGEKIRRLPRTRIQGIIQRGLVCEHRLKPSTLVYPGLTFRLRRNASAEPETPTELPIVFQDDWLLVLDKPAGLPIHPTARYQRGTLVSLLRERFGERFAEPAHRLDRETSGLVVCGRTTEACRVLGRLFLSRDVHKEYLAVCEGHPPEDTFTVDAPIAEGTELIRIAVRIDRTGGKESRTRFQVLQRFVRDGAPFALLRCYPETGRQHQIRIHLHEAGFPLVGDKMYGPDPGYFDRFSKHALEPEAWARLRLPRHALHAVHIAFPHPGTRQPVSFESPLPGDLVDFMAGKALAPGPEDATSAA